AACTTCGACGGCTCTTCAACCGGTCAGGCTGAGGGCAGCAACAGTGACGTCTACCTCTACCCCGTAGCCCTGTACCGCGACCCCTTCAGATTAGGCGAGAACAAACTGGTGCTTTGCGAAACGTATAAACACAATAAGAAGCCTGCGGACACCAATCACCGTCACAGGTGTCTGGAAGCATGCACGAGGGCCGCTGACCAGCACCCCTGGTTCGGCATGGAACAGGAATACACCCTCCTCGACACAGACAACCACCCCTTTGGCTGGCCCAAGAACGGTTTTCCAGGCCCTCAGGGTCCCTACTACTGCGGCGTTGGTGCTGGAAAGGTCTACGGAAGAGACGTGGTAGAAGCCCACTACAGAGCTGCCTTGTACGCTGGAATCAACATCTCCGGAGAAAACGCAGAAGTCATGCCCGCCCAGTGGGAATTCCAGGTCGGTCCTTGCGAGGGCATCACCATGGGCGACGACCTCTGGATGGCCAGGTACCTCCTCCACCGGGTGGCGGAAGACTTCAACGTCGTCGTCTCCCTGGACCCCAAACCCATTCCAGGCGACTGGAACGGAGCTGGAATGCACACCAACTTCTCCACTAAGGGAATGCGGGAAGCCAACGGCATCGTGGAGATCGAGAAGGCCATCGACAAGCTTTCCAGACACCACATACGCCACATCAAAGCCTACGACCCCAAAGAGGGCAAGGACAACGAGAGGCGCCTGACGGGACTCCACGAGACCTCCTCCATTCACGACTTCTCCGCGGGCGTCGCCAACAGGGGCTGCTCCATCCGCATACCCAGGGGAGTCGCGGAGGAGAAGCAAGGGTACCTGGAAGACCGCAGGCCTTCGTCCAACGCCGATCCCTACATGGTGTCCGAGGTGCTCGTCAGGACGATCTGTCTGGACGAGTAAAAGGACGCGGCGACGATCGCAGCAGCTACAACAACAATCACCTGCCTACCTAAACAAATTAAAACTGATGAATtatataatgaatgataataatctcTGGACGATGCTCTTCCAGAATCCAGAAGCAGCGTCTTTGAAAAGATCTGCTTAATTAGATATAGTCGAGATGGGAATAATTTAATTTGTGACGCTTTCTGTTtattctcattctctgtctctctcttcctctctctcttctctttctcttctctcatcctttcctttCACTCTTAACGTCACATAGGGTCAGGGGGTTTTGCCAATGAGGTGTTAAACCCACCTGACACGTGGGACCAACGCACAGTCCACTTATGATAATTCTagttgttattcttattattcttatcattataattatttgtcTCTCACTCACTGTCATTTCTTCCATTGACACTCATTTATTATCACTCTTGATTCAAAGGATGAATGATTGACTGCATGTGATTATTTAAATGTGATACCTGATACTCGTGTGATTTGTATGATTGAGACCGAGTGGCGAGAAGGTGATTGATTGATTCTACGTCTACTTCATTTTCGCGcgtctattttattttaagccgaaAAACAAAGTTTGTACATAAGAGGATTTATCTTTATGGAATCTAAACCAAATACGATGAGGATAATgtcactttatatataaatatatattatactatacgaTGTATatccgtgttattattattaataataatcacaaatatTGTGTACTACAGTAAAGGAATAAATGGTCTATTTCATCTTTGTATAATGGTGTATTTTTCATTATGCCAAtccaaatatactttttattaacaGTGCCCTACGAAGAACGGTAAGGGTATCTGAACTGCAGGGCACCCCACGAAAAACAGGgggattttatatttacattacgTATTTTACACGCGTATTTTACCGTGTATTTTACTTTatcaatgaactaaaaaaaattaagtaagatATATTCCTGGCTTCATTGAATTCAACGAActgcccacaaaaaaaaaaaggacatttggtACAGTGATTGAAATGTAAAGAAACAGAAAACAGTTGTTAACAGCAACATTGCTATATGAATCCAGGAGTATATATTAAGTTTGTTCTGAGTTCATTGGTAAAGtacaaaatatatgataaaatacataACGTGGATATGAAATCTCCTGGTCTACTGTGGGGCAGCCTGTAGTTTAAATACATCTACTTAAAAAGAAGAGACTTTAAAACCTAATCCAAACATGGAGAAGATTTGAACATCCGTTGGTTGAAGGAAATTTATGAATACACTCATAAAACAGTTCCTCTCACGTGGGTCACGTACCGCTCATTGAGCGAGCATCAAAAACATGCCCTCTCTATGTAATAATATCCAGGAGACAAGTGACAACTGACAGTAGCCACTGAGATAGTAAAGTTGTGAAGTTGTTTTTACCCTAAGCTTTCTTTTCACACGTATCTCATATACGTAGCAAAAACAGGAAATAAAGTTCAATTGGTTGCTAACTAGACTTAAAATATTCGCAGAAGGGTAACAGGGAGTTACAagtattaggatgtctcaaagacttgttagttcatccgaggagacatcatgtgctcacttatctgtaggagcaggttttactgtacattcacagtgtccttctaatgattttgtccagctttgttttaaactcttccacacagttgctgtttacaacttctggtggcagtttgttccacgtgtcacatatcttgtctgtaaagaagttcccgcaataggatgtgttgtatctcttcagttctagtttccatccattatggTAATAAAGGTCACCACCAATGGAGAAAAGTTAGATCCAGTAAGGTGGCTTGATttcgggggttgggggaggggggatgaaTGAGATGATAAGACCGCATGATGATGGGGGGGATGGAATATGAAGAGGGGGATGgatgaatgaaatgaataatgagggaTGAATTATGGGAGACTGGGATAGGGGGGATGTGAGGGGGGTATATGAGGGGGGATGATTAAAATgaatgcatatgaaaatatataatttacccCATGAAATTGAAATTGTGTTGATGAATGATGATATTGGGGGGAATTGGGGGGAAAGGGGGGTATGACTACATAATGTAATGGAAGGTTGACACGCTGGTGAAAAGTATAACAAGAAGATTTGGGACTCAGACAAACTGACAATTAGATGGCGTACAAAGGTTATAATAACAGAAGCCTTTTCGTGTTCAGAAAACGCAAGAGgatatgtaaaataaaagtagGTCAACATAGGTTGTCAATATATGGTGGTTGGGGAAGGGTGGTTGTTAGGGGGTTTATTGGTTTTTTGGGGGTagagggggtaggggggtgggggatggagtTGGTTGATTTGTTGTGGTGAGCTTTCTATAGAAGGTACTGTTACTGTGAAAGTCTGTGTTCACAGGGATTCATTAGTAACTCGAAACACAATATTtggggaaattccatttcagtgtatatatatatatatatatatatatatatatatatatatatatatatatatatatgaatgtatgtatgtatgtatgtatatatattttgatgctgttagatgtttaaaaaaagaCGGGAATATATAGCAAATACGTGTAGAGCAGACGGTTCCAACGTCACTAACTATGAAATTACCGTTGGAAAAACAGCCACAACTAAGTCACAAGTAATTTCATTTGGTGGATAAAGGCCAAGAATAGTACTGACACCTAGGAAACGAAAAATCATCTCTAAAATCCTAAGATAAAAGTACGTATTACACAGATGATGTTATAATACAGTTCAttacctctctccccctcttgaaTTGCGTTTGTTTATGAAGATGATActcacgctgagagagagagagagagagagagagagagagagagagagagagagagaggaaacgaaaTAATATCACTAAAATCCTAAGATAAGAGTACGTAATACACAAATATTTGACCTTATATTCCAGTTCATTATCTCTTACCTTCTCTTGAAGTACGTTTGTTTATGAGGACGATActcaagctgagagagagagagagagagagagagagagagagagagacgggggggggggggggtggggggggggggggggggggggggggggggcgttgttgtAAACAAACAAGCATCGAACTACGCAGCTTACGCACCAAACACGAGTTAAGTAACCCTTTCCCCTCCCAGGGCAGAGGTGATATGCGTTGCGAATATCGAATGAGGTCGGAACTTCAGACAAAAACAAAACCGGCCTTTTGAGGCTTCAAGCAACTGTTTTCGAGGAAGAGGATTCTCGATTCTTGTAAACAAGATAATGatgatgtttgtttgtgtgacgagtttttatttatctttttttttttttttttttttttttttttttttttctttttttttttattttttttacaatggcTCCTGCGCGTTTTGCGTGAGACTTTTGTCGTTGTTGATTTTTTAAGGATTGTGGTCTTAAAGGTTGTTTACGTTCGTCATTTGgctcttttacaaaaaaatttgaaaaaaacagGATGAATTTAATTAAGATATTCAGGAATATGATTCCAAATGAGTTCTTTTGCCACAATGACATTtgcgaaaaaaaattactttacagTTTTGcgaaaaaattaccttacaattttgcgaaaaaattaccttacaattttgcgaaaaaaattaccttacaattttgtgaaaaaaattaccttacaattttgcaaaaaaattaccttacaattttTGCGAAAAAACTTACCTTACAATTTTGcggaaaaattaccttacaattttgcggaaaaattaccttacaattttgcgaaaaaatttccttacaattttgcgaaaaaaattaccttaaaattttgcgaaaaaattaccttacaattttGCGAAAAAAATTACCTTAGAATTTTGCGAGAAAATTACCTTAGAATTTTgcgaaaaaaaattaccttacaattttgcaaaaaaattacctttcaaTTTCGCGACAAAATTACCCTACAATTTTGCGAAAAAATTACCTAACAATTTTGcgaaaaaattaccttacaattttGAGAAAAAATCACCTAACAATTTGGcgaaaaaaattaccttacaattttgccaaaaaaattaccttacaattttgcgaaaaaattaccttacgattTTGCGAAAAAAATTACCTTGCAATTTTGcgggaaaaaaaattaccttacaatttttgcaaaaaaatattacCTTACAATTTTGcgaaaaaattaccttacaattttgcaataaaattaccttacaattttgcgaaaaaaattacctttcagTTTTGCGGAAAAAATACCTCATAATTATGCGAAAAAAATACCTTACAATTTTCCACTAAGCGTTTGGCAtgtcaaacgagagagagagagagagagagagagagagagaagagagagagagagagagagagagaagggtatccGTTTAGAATTATGGGTACGTGGTAAAATTGCGTGAAATAGTGTACTAATGCAACGAATGCATTATGAGACGTGCACGAGATAACTAACTGGAACCAAAAGTGATAATGCTTATTTCGCTATTTAATAAACCAGACCAATCTTGCCTTTTTTATGGTCAATTTAAGTCAGACCAATCTTGCTATATTTTTTCATGGTCTTTCTCAGACCCTACTCCGTTTTGTGTCCCTCATATTTCAGGCCCATCTCGTCATCTTTTCTGATCATTGTAAGTCAGTCCCAAGTTCCCCTTTTATTCTGGTCATTCAAAGTCTTCCATTGACAAAAATCAGACAATATGTAATTGAAGAAAGGTATTTCTTTTttgggaaaacaataatagtaagCTGACATAGCACATAATAGCAGTGAAACCTTATTTACGATAAGAATAACATtaaattcagagactgctgtcaaagacaaataaaattattacacgagaataaattaaaagtaaaataagaaagagagagagagagagagagaggagagagaagagagaggagaaggagagagaggagagagagagagagggcgcataGCATACAGAAATCTACGGATTATTATTGTAGACAATAATAAAAACGAACCGTTTTCTATATTACGATTAGTAGGGAGACCATCCCAAATAGTTTATTTCATTCGTCTTCattcatatttctctcatttaaaaaaagaaaagaaaaaaagtaaataaacgtgACGTGGATGAATAAATCACGACCCTAATCTCAAGTAGGAACTTTCAGATAAGGTGAGCGGGATTCCTCTAATCAG
The sequence above is drawn from the Macrobrachium nipponense isolate FS-2020 chromosome 32, ASM1510439v2, whole genome shotgun sequence genome and encodes:
- the LOC135207588 gene encoding glutamine synthetase-like — its product is MFSIGNSSCATNKTVLDRYMRLPIPDDKCQVNYVWVDGSGEHLRSKSRTVNFIPKSPSELPIWNFDGSSTGQAEGSNSDVYLYPVALYRDPFRLGENKLVLCETYKHNKKPADTNHRHRCLEACTRAADQHPWFGMEQEYTLLDTDNHPFGWPKNGFPGPQGPYYCGVGAGKVYGRDVVEAHYRAALYAGINISGENAEVMPAQWEFQVGPCEGITMGDDLWMARYLLHRVAEDFNVVVSLDPKPIPGDWNGAGMHTNFSTKGMREANGIVEIEKAIDKLSRHHIRHIKAYDPKEGKDNERRLTGLHETSSIHDFSAGVANRGCSIRIPRGVAEEKQGYLEDRRPSSNADPYMVSEVLVRTICLDE